ATATTGCGAGTGGTATTGTTAATTATAAATCTTTTAATATGTAGCACAGTGGCTAATATTTTAGGATATATTAGTTTGGGTATTGCGGTGGTGCTAGGTGTGACACTTGTTTTTGCAAGTGTGGTATTAACATGTTTTAATTTAAATATAAACATTCCATATAATGTGATGTATGCGGTGTTATTTTTGTTTATAATGTACAATAATAGTCTTAACATATCAGAAATGGGAATGTTTATATCAATGAGTTTAGTGATACTTATTGCGTGCTTTTGCTGGTATTTAAAGCTCTATGAAGAAAAAATATGTAAGCTAGTAGAAAAGGGTGGAGAAGAAGTTGAGATAAGAAATATATACACTAAACAAATCTTTAGTTTATTTTTAGCGGAAACTTTTGCTGAGTTTGCGCTTGTTTTTATATATTATATTGTGCAAAATATATCAGCTAGATTTATTGCATATTTATACAGTATTAATGCTATTTTTTCAATACCAGCTATAGCAGGATTTTTGTTAATAATTTTAATAAGTATCTTTATTCTTGTTATGTATACTTTAAAAAAAGATTAAAGGGAATGTGTTACAAATTAATCTTAAAAAAATCACTGGCTAAAATTTGTGGATTGTTGTATAATAAAAGCGCATAGGGAATGGAGGGTGATATATACATGTTGTTAATGAAAGTGTATATTGCGTTATTTTTAGCATACGCGATATTAGGCTGGTGCATGGAAGTGGTAGTAAAGTTTGTAGAATATAAAAGGTTTATAAATAGAGGTTTTTTAATAGGACCATATTGTCCTATATATGGAATGGGAGCTTTGTTGATAACGTTTTTGCTTGACAGGTTTAAAGAAAGACCAGTGGTAGTGTTTATTTTGGGATTATTGGTAGCGTCAGTTTTGGAGTATATCACAAGCTGGGCAATGGAAAAAATGTTTCATGCAAGATGGTGGGATTATAGCAATGATAAATTTAACATCAATGGACGAGTGTGTCTTGAAACAATGATACCATTTGGGATTTTGGGACTTTTGATAATATATA
The sequence above is drawn from the Clostridiales bacterium genome and encodes:
- a CDS encoding putative ABC transporter permease, with amino-acid sequence MLLMKVYIALFLAYAILGWCMEVVVKFVEYKRFINRGFLIGPYCPIYGMGALLITFLLDRFKERPVVVFILGLLVASVLEYITSWAMEKMFHARWWDYSNDKFNINGRVCLETMIPFGILGLLIIYILNPVLIGVCERMGNDLLCIIVSVLGGIFLIDGVISTVILSTFKNDSEEFLAEDNTEEMSKKVKDILAKITWGQRRLIVAFPNLKHVGYKLKENAKEALERYNKVIEQIKDKYYSRG